The stretch of DNA GGGAGTATCCCAAGTCGGGGCGTCGGGGCGCCGTGACGGACGAGACGTTCCTCTTCCAGCGGGAGGGGCGATCCGGCCGGCTTCATGCCCGCGCGCACCTCACGGCCCGGATCCTGAGCTCGCGCAGCGGTGCGTGAGCCGTGGGGTGCGAACGCGAGCCCCGGACGCGGGTCGGGAAGCGCCCTCCCCGTTGCCTGGGCGGGTCTCCTTCCGCAGGATGAGGAATCCAATCGGGCGGACTGTCTAGGGTGGCTGCATGAACAATGAGCTCAATCAGACTGGAGGCGACCACAAGGCGTCCGGCACCGGTCAACGCGGCCGCTGGGCTGCCTGGTCGGAGGTCATCGAGGAGGCATTCAAACCGGCTCAGGGGCCGGCTACGCCGTGGTTCTGGCCCATGATCTACGGCTCCATGCTGGGGGTCGCGATGGGTGTGGCGGCGCCAGGGCCGTGGTTCTTGTGGCTGCCGGTGGGGTGGTCGATGGGTCTGGCCCTCGGAACCGCCTTCAAGACGAGTGGGGACTCGGAGTCTTCCGAGGGGACGGAGGGCGAGTAGCCGGCACCGGTGGTTGGCACTGGTCCCGCTCGTAGGCCCGCCTTTGCACCCCGCCCCGCTCTGTCCGTGAGTGGGGCGGGGGCGTATTTTTGTGCGGATGAGCTCTTCCGCCTCCACCCAGGACCTCGCCGTGCACCTGACGGCGCTGCCGGACCGCGAGGTCGCCGCCCTGCTGGTGGCGCGCCCGGACCTGGCCGCGCCGCCGTCCTCCTCCTTCCTGGCCTTGGCGACCCGAGCGGGGGCGCAGAGCAGCGTCGAGCAGGCGCTGGCCGGGCTGGATGCGCCGACGCTGGCCGTGGCCGAGGCGGTGGTGGCACTCAGCCGGCTCGACGAATCGGGTAAGGCCGAAGGAATCGGGCCGACCGAGGTAGCCGAGGACGCGCGCGCCGGTGGAGTCCTCGGGGCCGGTGGTGAGCCGGCCGACGATGAGCCTGTCGGCCATCCCGCCGACAATCCGACCAGCCCGACCAGCCCGGCCAACCCGGACAACGCTGACCTTGCCGGGCTGATCGCCGCCCACCTGCCGCTGGAGTCCGATCAGGTCGCTGAGGCGCTGGATCACCTGGGTCGGCTGGCGCTCGTCATCGAGGGTCGCCCCGTGGCCGCACTCGAGACGGCCTTCGGGCCGCACCCCTTCGGTCTGGGGCCCTGGGCCGCTGAGCCCCTGAGCGCCGAGCAGCTGCCGCCCACCCTGGAGGAGCTGAGCGAGGACGTCGCCGGCGGTGCCGGCGAGCCGATCGTCCCGGCGGCCTCCGTGGAGATGCTCCAGGCCCTCACCTGGGGGCCGCCCGCCGGCACGCTGCGCTCGGGCGGCAGGGCCCCGGGGGCGGCGCCGCTCATCGAGCGCGGCTGGCTGGAGCGCAGCGGCGACGCCCGCGGGCGCACTCGCTTCATCCTGCCGCGCCAGGTGGCCCTCGCCCTGCGAGGCGGCCGCTTGACGCGCGAGGCCCTGACCGCCCCCGAGGCCAGCGTGTTGGAGATGGTGGGCGGCGCCGTCGTCGCCTCCGAGTCCTCCTTCCACGCCGAGGAGACCGTTCGGCTCGTGGGCGCGCTCCTGGAGGAGTGGGGCCGTGAGGGCGGGACGATCCGCCGCACCGGGGGAGTGAGCGTGCGCGCTCTGGCCCGTACCGCCGACGCCCTCGACCTGGAGCCAGACGCGGCCGCCCGCATCATCGAGACCGCCGCCGGCGCCGGGCTCCTGGGACTCGATGACGACGGCGCCACCTGGGTGCCCTCGATCCTGGCCGCAGGCTGGCTCGCCGACAGCCTCCCCCAGCGCTGGGCGCCGCTCGCCCTGGCCTGGGCCACCAGCGCCCGCACCCCCTGGCTGACGGGTACCCGTGACGACGACGGGGCCCTGCGCACCGTCCTCGGCCCGGACCTGGAGGCCGGGTGGGCGGCGCGACTGCGCACCCGCGTGCTCGCGCTCCTGGGCGACCTCCCGCAGGGGGCGAGCGCGACCCCGGCCTTCGTGCGGGCGGCCCTGACCTGGGAGAGCCCCCGACGCACCATCCCGGGCGGGGCGATCTCCGCGGTCCTGGCCGAGGCCGATGCTCTTGGGCTCACTGGTGCCGGGGCACTCACCGAAGCCGGCAGGATCCTCGCCCGGCGTGCGGCGGCAAGCCCCGATGAGCAGGACGCCCAGCGCGGTGGCGGTGCCGGTAGCGCCGAGGGGGTCGACGGCGACGCGCACGCCGAAGCGCTGTCGGACGACGAGACCCTGGCAGCTCTGGAGGCGGCGCTCGCCGCGGACCTGCCGGCCGCCGTCGAGACGATCCTCGTCCAGTCCGACCTCACCGCCATTGTGCCAGGCCGGCCCGCACCCGAGCTGGCCGCCCTGCTGGAGCGCACGAGCGTTGTCGAGTCGCGCGGCGGGGCACTCACGGTGCGGTTCACTCCCGAGTCGGTGCGCGGTGCGCTCGACGCCGGATACCGGGCCGAGGAGATCACCCAGGCGATCGGCCGCTACAGTCCCGCGCCCCTGCCGGACTCGCTGAGTGTGCTCATCCAGGACGCGGCCCGCCACCACGGGGCGGTGCGGGTGCGGGCCGTGGCCGCGCTGCTGCGGGTCGGTGACGAGGCAACGGCCGCCGGGCTCCTGGCCGAGCCGCGCTTGCGGGACCTCGGCCTGGACGAGGTGGCGCCCGGGATCCTCGTGGCCACGGCACCGGCGGGGCAGGTGCTGCGTGAGCTGCGCGCCGCCGGACTGGCGCCGGTGACCGAGGACGCGAGCGGACATCTGGTGGTCGGACCGGCCATCGCGCAGCAGGTGCGCCGGGCCCCCGAGCCGTCACGCCCCGGCAGCGAGCACTCGGTCCGACGGCGCAGGCCTGGCCGGCGCGAGCTGGCGACCCTGGTGGGCAGGCTCCGTGTGGGGCAGGAGGCACTGCACGCCGCCGGAGAGGCGGCTGTGGCCACCGATCCCGTGCACGCCCTGGCGGTCCTGCGCCAGGCGCAGTCCTCGCGCTCGCGGCTGCGGCTGCGGCTGGCAGGTCCCGACGGAGCCGTGCAGGAGCGGCAGGCGAGGGTCATGGCCGTCGAGCCCGGGCGGGTGCGCCTGCGCGACGTCCTGCGCGAGACCGAGCTGACCGTCGCCGTCCACCGCATCGTCTCGGTCGAGGCCGAGTGACGGCAGACGTTAGTGACCGTCTGAAGGCAGCATCCCGTCGAATGCGCTAGTCGTTGCTGAACTTGGTGCTGTCGGCGAGTTTGAGCCAGACGACCCCGGCGATGATGACGGCGAGCCAGATGGCCTTGGCCGCTGTGAAGGTTTCATCGAAGAAGACGGGGCCGAGCACTGCAGACCCGACAGCGCCGATTCCAGCCCAGACCGCGTATCCAATGCCGACATCGATTCGTTTGAGCGCGACGCTCAGGAAAAACAGGGTGCAGAGGAAGAAGACGAGAGCGACCAGGGACCAGGCGAGGTGAGTGAATCCTTGACTGCCGTTGACGCTCAGGGCGTATCCAACTTCGAAGGCTCCGGCGAGGAGCAGGGCGGACCACGGACCTGCCGCGCTGCGTCCGGTGGTGGGCACGGTGTTGTCATTGGTTGTTGTCATGATCATTCCTTTCGGGTGTGATGTGAATGAAGAGTCAGACGGTTCCGGCAAGGTTCAGTCCGACGACTCCGATAATGACGATGGCGATACCGAGGAGTTTTCTCCATGTCAGTTTCTGCTTGAGGAAGATTGCGCCGACGATGACGATCCCTACGCCGGCAAGTGAGGTCCACAGGGCGTAGCCGACGCCGACATCAAAGGTGAGGAGGGCGAGACTGAGGAAGAAGGTGGCGATGGCGCCGCTGATCAAGGTTGCGATGGTCCAAGGGATGTTGCGGAAGCCTTGGGCTTTTCCGGCGGCGATACCGACCGTGACCTCGAAGATGACGGCGATCGTGAGATAGATCCATTGCATGACTGGTCCTTTCTGAGATGTCAGTTTCGGATGTTGTGAAGGGCAAGAAATCGGATGAACGGTTCAGTGTCACCGGAGACGCGGAGTGGTCGCATGAGGGTATTGCGCAGTGAGTCGGTGATGTCGAATGCTGGATAGCTGTACCGGTAGTCAAAGCCGAGTTCAGCGACTTGGTCGCGGTCGACGGCGACTCGGATATCGGCGATTCGGGCATTGACGGCATGTCGGTAGCACATGCCGCACGGTTCGCCTGTTGCCAGGAGGGTGGTGCCTCTCAAGTCGGTTCTCCCACTTGATGTAAGGGCATCGCGGATCGCCGTGATCTCTGCGTGAGCGCTTGGGTCGCCCGTTTCCTGGACACGATTGACGCCGAACTCGGAGATCACCTGCTGCCCATCAACGATGACCCCTACGAAAGGGAGTCCTCCGCTCTCCACGTGGGTGATTGATCGCACGACTGCCTGCCTCATTATCTGTTCCAGGTGGTTCGTCATAGCTCGCATCCCCTTGAAGTTGCAAGTGTGTCCACGGTCTCTTTTAGTCGTGTTGCACTGGGGGTGCCTTGAAGTGGGGTGCCGCCGATGATGATTCCGGGAACGGCTGTGATCCTCATGGTTTCGGTGGCATAGGCGAGGTCCGCCTGATGCTGACGTCTGCGTTCGGGGCTCGCTATGGCCTCTCGAACGGAGGTTTCCTCCAGGCCTAAGGAGCTGGCGATATCGACAATGACTTCCTCGTCCCCGATGTTGCGATCGTCCTGAAAGAACGCCTGGAACATTGCATGAGAGTACGCTTCGGCGATATTGCGCTCATGCGCGAGCTGCAGTACGAGGAATGCTTTCTCAGTGCGAGGCTGAGGTGACACGCTCGGCAGGCGAACGGGGATCCCGACGCGGTCGGCCATCGGATAGACAATGTCATTCCATATGCGCGGTAGATAGTCGTCCTCCGGCCTGAGGGACGGAACTGGGGCGGGGCGCAGCTCGAGTGGGCGAATATTGACTTCCACGTCCCGGTCTCGCCTCAGTTCTTCGAGGGCGGGTTCGACCAGGAAACAGAATGGGCAGACGTAGTCAATGAATACGTCGACAGTGGTACTCATGATGTCGAGCCTCCTTAGTTGCATGTACATGCATGTAGTGGAGTGTTGGGTGGTGGTTTGTGTGTCGTATGAGCTGACGGTGCGGTTTCTGCTAGGGGGTCAGGTCTGCGATGGCGTGAAAAGCTCGACCTGCAGTGCCAGGTGCTGTGATGGCGGGTGGGGTTGTCAACAGGCCGGCGAGTCTCTCGCTGTAGGGCGTGGCTAGCTCATGCGCAAGGTCGAGGCCGGCCTTGGTGATGACTGCGTAGACGCCGCGGCCGTCCTCGGGGCACGTGTCGCGAGTGACGAGACCTTTGAGCTCCAGTCTTCCTACGAGCCGTGTCGTTGAGCTCTGATTAAGGCCGACTCGGACGGCTAGGTCCGAGATCCGCAACTCGTGGTCCGACGCCCT from Actinomyces sp. Marseille-P3109 encodes:
- a CDS encoding DMT family transporter; translation: MTTTNDNTVPTTGRSAAGPWSALLLAGAFEVGYALSVNGSQGFTHLAWSLVALVFFLCTLFFLSVALKRIDVGIGYAVWAGIGAVGSAVLGPVFFDETFTAAKAIWLAVIIAGVVWLKLADSTKFSND
- a CDS encoding DMT family transporter; amino-acid sequence: MQWIYLTIAVIFEVTVGIAAGKAQGFRNIPWTIATLISGAIATFFLSLALLTFDVGVGYALWTSLAGVGIVIVGAIFLKQKLTWRKLLGIAIVIIGVVGLNLAGTV
- a CDS encoding MarR family winged helix-turn-helix transcriptional regulator; translated protein: MPTLTEPGDSWATVVATVGRIETSLNLWLSQRHGLGLTDYRALALLSRASDHELRISDLAVRVGLNQSSTTRLVGRLELKGLVTRDTCPEDGRGVYAVITKAGLDLAHELATPYSERLAGLLTTPPAITAPGTAGRAFHAIADLTP
- a CDS encoding DsbA family oxidoreductase gives rise to the protein MSTTVDVFIDYVCPFCFLVEPALEELRRDRDVEVNIRPLELRPAPVPSLRPEDDYLPRIWNDIVYPMADRVGIPVRLPSVSPQPRTEKAFLVLQLAHERNIAEAYSHAMFQAFFQDDRNIGDEEVIVDIASSLGLEETSVREAIASPERRRQHQADLAYATETMRITAVPGIIIGGTPLQGTPSATRLKETVDTLATSRGCEL
- a CDS encoding nucleoside deaminase, giving the protein MTNHLEQIMRQAVVRSITHVESGGLPFVGVIVDGQQVISEFGVNRVQETGDPSAHAEITAIRDALTSSGRTDLRGTTLLATGEPCGMCYRHAVNARIADIRVAVDRDQVAELGFDYRYSYPAFDITDSLRNTLMRPLRVSGDTEPFIRFLALHNIRN
- a CDS encoding helicase-associated domain-containing protein, producing the protein MSSSASTQDLAVHLTALPDREVAALLVARPDLAAPPSSSFLALATRAGAQSSVEQALAGLDAPTLAVAEAVVALSRLDESGKAEGIGPTEVAEDARAGGVLGAGGEPADDEPVGHPADNPTSPTSPANPDNADLAGLIAAHLPLESDQVAEALDHLGRLALVIEGRPVAALETAFGPHPFGLGPWAAEPLSAEQLPPTLEELSEDVAGGAGEPIVPAASVEMLQALTWGPPAGTLRSGGRAPGAAPLIERGWLERSGDARGRTRFILPRQVALALRGGRLTREALTAPEASVLEMVGGAVVASESSFHAEETVRLVGALLEEWGREGGTIRRTGGVSVRALARTADALDLEPDAAARIIETAAGAGLLGLDDDGATWVPSILAAGWLADSLPQRWAPLALAWATSARTPWLTGTRDDDGALRTVLGPDLEAGWAARLRTRVLALLGDLPQGASATPAFVRAALTWESPRRTIPGGAISAVLAEADALGLTGAGALTEAGRILARRAAASPDEQDAQRGGGAGSAEGVDGDAHAEALSDDETLAALEAALAADLPAAVETILVQSDLTAIVPGRPAPELAALLERTSVVESRGGALTVRFTPESVRGALDAGYRAEEITQAIGRYSPAPLPDSLSVLIQDAARHHGAVRVRAVAALLRVGDEATAAGLLAEPRLRDLGLDEVAPGILVATAPAGQVLRELRAAGLAPVTEDASGHLVVGPAIAQQVRRAPEPSRPGSEHSVRRRRPGRRELATLVGRLRVGQEALHAAGEAAVATDPVHALAVLRQAQSSRSRLRLRLAGPDGAVQERQARVMAVEPGRVRLRDVLRETELTVAVHRIVSVEAE